The sequence below is a genomic window from Ornithobacterium rhinotracheale.
GATAAAATATCTGATTTTTGAATAATCTTTTGGTCTGAAATTTCCAATAATATCGCTTGCCCAGTAGCCACTAAGCATAATTACATTTTTGATGTTTTCTGGCGATTGAATACAGAGTGCATTGCTTAAAATTGCACCTTGGCTAAATCCGCAAAGCCAAATATTTTCTGGATTTAAATCATAGGTGAAAATTAGCTCAGAAATACATTTTTTAATCAATGCAATGGCTTGCTGTGCTTGTTCCACATCGTTGAATTTTTCCAAATTCGTGAAATTGATGTTATACCATGCATAGCCACCAAAACCTAAATCAATCGGTGCTCGCAAAGCCACAACGCAGAAATCTTCTGGCAATTCGGGTGCAAAGGAAAATAAATCGGCCTCGTTGCTGCCGTAGCCATGAAGTAGAAGTAAAAGTGGGGCATTGGGCTTAGAGGATTTTCTAATTAAGTAGGGTAAAGATAAGTCGGTGTGTAGTTTCATGATTTTTTAGCTAAATATTTTAATTAAAGATAGGCTAAAGTAATAAAACTTTCGGTTTCACTTTATAAACTAAAGAAAGATTTTTAAATTTGCGAAGAAAATAAATTGTTACTATGAATAAAAACATCAAAATTTCGATTGCCGTTTTATTGTTTTTGGCTGCAGGATATTTGTTTTACAACGAAGAATATGGATGGGGTGTGATTGTGTCGCTGCTTACGGCAATTCCGATTTTCTTGTATTTTAGAAATGAATATATACTTTTGGCTTTTTGGGAAATGAGAAAACAAAATTTGCCAAGAGCTAAAGCTTGGTTAGATAAAATCACTTCGCCAGAAAAACAATTGATTCGCAAACAAATGGGGTATTTCCATTTTATGAAAGGAATCTCAACTGGGCAAGAAAACTTGACGGGCTCTGTGGCAGAAATGCGCAAAGCTTTGGATTATGGATTGTCTTTTGCTCACGATCGAGCTATGGCTAAACTGAACATTGCTGCAGGAGCTATGTCGCAAGGGCGTAAAAACGAAGCGAAAAGATGGCTAGATGAGGCTAAAAAAGAAGATAAACAAAACATGCTTACCGAGCATATCAAAACCATGGGGGAGCAAATGAAACGCATGAACATTGGTCGCAATATGCAAAACCCCAATATACGCAGAAGAGGGAAGTATTTTTAGGAGAAGTTTAACCACAATAGATATCTAGGCACGAATCAATTTTACTGATTCGTGCTTTTTTTGTTGGTTTTATTGA
It includes:
- a CDS encoding DUF2892 domain-containing protein; this encodes MNKNIKISIAVLLFLAAGYLFYNEEYGWGVIVSLLTAIPIFLYFRNEYILLAFWEMRKQNLPRAKAWLDKITSPEKQLIRKQMGYFHFMKGISTGQENLTGSVAEMRKALDYGLSFAHDRAMAKLNIAAGAMSQGRKNEAKRWLDEAKKEDKQNMLTEHIKTMGEQMKRMNIGRNMQNPNIRRRGKYF
- a CDS encoding alpha/beta hydrolase, with protein sequence MKLHTDLSLPYLIRKSSKPNAPLLLLLHGYGSNEADLFSFAPELPEDFCVVALRAPIDLGFGGYAWYNINFTNLEKFNDVEQAQQAIALIKKCISELIFTYDLNPENIWLCGFSQGAILSNALCIQSPENIKNVIMLSGYWASDIIGNFRPKDYSKIRYFISHGTEDAVIPIEWARKTPENLNLLGIKNIYHEYLSGHGIVPQNFHDFLTFVNTNLHR